From the genome of Colwellia psychrerythraea 34H, one region includes:
- a CDS encoding response regulator, whose protein sequence is MIKLNKSSFIVFFFLQSFFLQNGMAENLPTDLVTWAHANPVVHIGVDGTFPPFDYIDEQGVTAGAGKLIRQQLSAILPVDLQETSVSDFRLEYDDMLRGNIDAISVCGNIEQRRDEVLFTKPFLQMTPIVVVNKNSDIKSEMDITSELKIASIAGYADANFAKQLSVNSKGLSSNLQGYQSIESGKYDVFITYLYLYKYMLKKHDFKNIKPIAISQFESLPIGFCVNKNKPQLVGLLNWGIDQLGDDFILAMQSKWAESSLDEGQNSRAHIDKSISLTSVFIYAVIFVLLALFFARKFASTIAIKLDTLAFRTTYFTVLILIISLSTGGIYLFLNDFKDQLLIDQKETFNVTRDVTKKTLAGWYRERELLAHNIAKSKSFKRLVNQLVIASEIDDTIKLAQAKKALRVYFSKRPYTTQGGRAYTITDVQGRYLLNLVQSAEGKKSPIISQRPELFNEVLMGRTEFIPPVWANVNIDGNRNAEDKDAEVFIATPVRNEQQEIIAVLGFRFDPDREFSQLFIDGRLGKSFESFAVDSRGYMISSSRFTSELQQKGIVPAGESTVLNVRLQNPETNPIVQAAKFKLNGQNLHGYTNYRGKTVVGQWISLKNSNITVVSEIELSEMLAEYYDVRNLLLIGLIISSAFILSISIFMITISNRANDISRRSQQELAEQVTIRTKELAASEQKSKLINSSVADGILGVDKLGHFIFANESATKITGYSEEQILSSDLISLFAGDNKENLTFEDTEVYKAIQSKEVIRISNEYVLMSGARELPLEYSISPVEDDESELACVIALQDITLRVQETERLEKMLEHLPVCMVIMNQNDEVEQINQTGIELLGFERDEIVGNPVDLFIPQEQVESHKALLKKFFQEETVIDTRSLERDFKVKHKSGKLIEIQAVYTPVHFHNGLYAAVMVRDITLDRQAEFALLEAKRISDDASKAKSDFLANMSHEIRTPMNAIMGMSHLALGCELDRKPKNYVTKVYKAAESLLGIINDILDFSKIEAGKLDIEVIEFSLHDTFADLANIIGLKAGEKNLELLFDISPDVPVNLKGDPLRLNQILINLAGNAVKFTEQGQVVISVNVVTNVSTSHCDDINLEFSVKDSGIGMDDEQQKKLFQSFSQADSSTTRKYGGTGLGLTISKKLVELMNGQIWLESKAGEGSCFSFTTTLQVSDVIDNRLVEQQKSFLADKRILIVDDNLLALDVLSSILKSFHCHVVAANSGEEAIELVKQATLTFDFIMLDWNMPDLDGIETYHIIKSQNNYQDNQFILVTSNANDNEAVDQLKKRINSVLVKPVTSSSIFDEMMRLNGDEAYSNTREMKRDDELIQNQQHLSGAKILLVEDNELNQELALELLKQSNIDVELAENGAIAVEKFSSRHFDGILMDLQMPVMDGFTATKIIRESDSSIPIIAMTANAMVSDKEKVLASGMNDHITKPINVNTMFATIAKWVSPSIKLDHDIDKAKLSVYTLPEKVISIPDFNTINTSAGLAVANGNKSLYVKLLGRFVSGQDDFVERFKVAMLKQDKEEVTRFAHTLKGSAGNIGANALQGYADQLELVCANDANTDELVNLLDQVTEELTLVLNELTEYLAKENSVESTAPINDFNFNEEFTVQLAQLLELIENFETESIELAEDILNQLKGTKQEALFEKIYQQIESYEFTEAETALNEFIDVLNN, encoded by the coding sequence GCAATATTGAACAACGAAGAGATGAGGTTTTATTTACTAAACCCTTTTTGCAAATGACACCTATCGTGGTGGTTAATAAAAATAGTGATATTAAAAGTGAAATGGATATCACCTCTGAATTAAAAATTGCCTCAATTGCAGGATATGCCGATGCTAATTTCGCAAAACAATTATCAGTCAATTCAAAAGGGTTAAGTAGTAACCTCCAAGGCTATCAAAGCATAGAGAGCGGTAAATATGATGTATTTATCACTTATTTATACCTTTATAAATATATGCTTAAAAAGCATGATTTTAAAAATATTAAACCCATCGCAATCAGTCAATTTGAAAGTTTACCTATTGGTTTTTGTGTTAATAAAAACAAACCACAATTAGTGGGGTTATTAAATTGGGGAATAGATCAATTAGGTGATGATTTTATACTTGCGATGCAAAGTAAGTGGGCAGAATCTAGCCTCGATGAAGGTCAAAACAGTAGAGCACATATAGATAAGAGTATTAGTTTAACGAGCGTCTTTATCTATGCTGTAATCTTTGTTTTACTCGCGTTGTTTTTTGCGCGAAAATTTGCCAGTACCATTGCGATAAAACTGGATACGTTAGCCTTTAGGACGACCTATTTCACTGTACTTATCCTTATTATCTCCTTGTCCACCGGCGGTATTTACTTGTTCCTGAATGACTTTAAGGATCAGTTACTTATTGATCAAAAAGAAACGTTTAATGTTACAAGAGATGTTACTAAAAAAACATTGGCGGGTTGGTACCGTGAACGTGAATTATTGGCACATAACATTGCTAAATCTAAAAGCTTTAAACGGTTAGTTAATCAGCTGGTTATCGCTAGTGAAATAGATGACACGATTAAGCTTGCCCAAGCCAAAAAAGCATTGAGGGTGTACTTTAGTAAGCGACCTTACACTACACAAGGAGGAAGAGCTTATACCATCACTGATGTTCAAGGGCGATATCTATTAAATCTTGTGCAAAGTGCTGAAGGAAAAAAATCCCCGATAATTAGCCAGCGTCCTGAATTATTTAATGAAGTCCTCATGGGACGTACAGAGTTCATTCCTCCTGTTTGGGCAAATGTAAATATTGACGGAAATAGAAATGCAGAGGATAAAGATGCTGAAGTTTTTATTGCCACACCTGTTCGCAACGAACAGCAGGAGATTATTGCCGTATTAGGTTTTCGGTTCGATCCTGACAGAGAGTTTTCGCAATTATTTATTGATGGCCGACTAGGTAAAAGCTTCGAGAGTTTTGCAGTAGACTCTAGAGGTTATATGATTTCAAGTAGTCGTTTTACCTCAGAGTTACAACAAAAAGGCATTGTGCCTGCCGGCGAGAGCACTGTGCTTAATGTTCGCTTGCAAAACCCTGAAACTAATCCGATAGTGCAAGCCGCAAAGTTTAAGCTCAACGGACAAAACTTGCATGGCTATACCAATTACCGAGGAAAAACTGTTGTTGGGCAATGGATCTCATTAAAAAATTCGAATATTACCGTAGTCAGTGAAATTGAACTCAGCGAAATGCTGGCTGAGTATTACGATGTCAGAAATCTACTACTGATAGGACTCATTATTTCAAGTGCCTTTATTCTCTCTATTTCTATTTTTATGATCACTATTTCCAATAGGGCGAATGATATTAGTCGACGGTCTCAGCAAGAATTAGCAGAGCAAGTTACTATTCGAACGAAAGAATTGGCGGCATCAGAACAAAAAAGCAAACTGATTAATAGCTCTGTCGCTGATGGTATTTTAGGTGTAGATAAACTTGGTCACTTTATTTTTGCCAATGAATCTGCCACAAAAATAACGGGATATAGCGAAGAGCAGATTCTTTCAAGTGATCTTATTTCACTGTTTGCTGGAGATAATAAAGAAAATTTAACTTTTGAAGACACAGAAGTTTATAAGGCAATTCAAAGCAAGGAAGTCATCCGTATTAGCAATGAATATGTATTAATGAGCGGAGCGAGAGAACTTCCTCTTGAATATAGCATTTCACCTGTTGAAGACGATGAGTCAGAATTAGCCTGTGTGATTGCACTACAAGATATCACCTTACGTGTACAAGAGACTGAACGTCTCGAAAAAATGCTAGAGCATTTACCAGTTTGTATGGTCATCATGAATCAAAATGATGAAGTAGAACAGATTAACCAAACGGGCATTGAATTACTTGGTTTTGAAAGAGATGAAATTGTAGGTAATCCGGTAGATTTATTTATTCCTCAAGAACAAGTAGAGAGTCATAAAGCTTTACTTAAAAAGTTCTTTCAAGAAGAAACGGTCATCGATACTAGAAGTTTAGAACGAGATTTTAAAGTTAAGCATAAATCAGGCAAGCTTATTGAAATTCAGGCGGTGTATACGCCTGTTCATTTTCACAATGGTTTGTATGCGGCGGTAATGGTGCGTGATATCACCTTAGATAGACAAGCTGAATTTGCACTGTTAGAAGCAAAACGTATCTCTGATGATGCTTCAAAAGCAAAGTCCGACTTTTTAGCGAACATGAGTCATGAAATTCGTACGCCGATGAATGCCATTATGGGCATGTCTCATTTAGCATTGGGGTGTGAGTTAGACAGAAAGCCAAAGAATTACGTGACCAAAGTTTATAAAGCGGCAGAATCCTTATTAGGGATTATTAATGACATCCTTGATTTCTCGAAAATTGAGGCGGGTAAGTTAGATATTGAGGTTATTGAGTTCAGTTTGCATGATACCTTTGCAGACCTAGCTAATATTATTGGCTTAAAAGCTGGAGAGAAAAACTTAGAGCTGTTGTTTGATATCTCTCCAGATGTCCCAGTCAACCTTAAGGGGGATCCCTTAAGGTTGAATCAAATCCTGATAAATTTAGCCGGAAATGCGGTTAAGTTTACCGAGCAGGGACAGGTGGTTATTTCAGTCAACGTAGTGACTAACGTTAGCACAAGTCATTGTGATGATATTAACTTGGAGTTTTCAGTAAAAGACTCCGGGATAGGTATGGATGATGAACAACAGAAAAAGCTATTTCAATCCTTTAGTCAGGCTGATAGCTCAACCACCCGAAAGTACGGTGGTACTGGTTTAGGGTTAACTATTTCTAAAAAATTAGTAGAGTTAATGAATGGCCAGATATGGCTAGAAAGTAAAGCGGGTGAGGGCAGTTGTTTTTCTTTTACCACCACACTACAAGTGTCTGATGTCATTGATAATAGGCTTGTTGAGCAGCAAAAGTCTTTTCTAGCAGATAAACGTATTCTTATTGTTGATGACAATTTGCTCGCATTGGATGTACTTAGCTCTATTTTAAAATCCTTTCATTGTCATGTGGTTGCTGCTAATAGCGGGGAAGAAGCAATTGAACTCGTTAAGCAAGCAACACTGACGTTTGATTTCATTATGCTTGATTGGAATATGCCTGATTTAGATGGCATTGAAACCTATCACATCATTAAGTCACAAAATAATTATCAAGATAACCAATTTATTTTAGTAACGTCTAATGCCAATGATAATGAGGCGGTTGACCAGCTCAAAAAGCGTATCAATAGCGTATTGGTTAAACCTGTCACTTCTTCGAGTATTTTTGATGAAATGATGCGCCTTAATGGTGATGAGGCATACAGCAATACTCGGGAAATGAAACGAGACGATGAGCTTATTCAAAATCAGCAACATTTAAGCGGCGCGAAAATATTATTAGTAGAAGATAATGAGTTGAATCAAGAACTAGCACTTGAATTATTGAAGCAATCTAACATTGATGTTGAGTTAGCTGAAAATGGTGCCATCGCGGTAGAAAAATTCTCTAGCAGGCACTTTGACGGAATTTTAATGGATTTACAAATGCCGGTAATGGATGGGTTTACTGCAACAAAAATTATTAGAGAAAGTGATTCTTCAATTCCTATTATTGCCATGACAGCTAATGCTATGGTGAGTGATAAAGAAAAAGTTTTAGCTTCAGGAATGAATGATCACATCACCAAACCTATTAATGTAAACACCATGTTTGCCACCATTGCAAAGTGGGTTTCACCGTCGATTAAGCTTGACCATGACATTGATAAGGCTAAATTAAGTGTTTACACCTTACCTGAAAAGGTTATATCAATACCTGATTTTAATACTATTAATACCAGTGCTGGTTTAGCGGTGGCTAATGGTAATAAATCATTATATGTTAAATTACTAGGTCGATTTGTTAGTGGACAAGACGACTTTGTAGAACGTTTTAAAGTCGCTATGTTAAAACAAGATAAAGAGGAAGTTACCCGTTTTGCTCATACCTTAAAAGGAAGTGCCGGTAATATCGGTGCTAACGCTTTACAGGGATATGCCGATCAATTGGAACTGGTTTGTGCAAATGATGCTAATACAGATGAGTTAGTTAATTTACTTGACCAAGTCACTGAAGAGTTAACGCTGGTCTTAAATGAATTAACTGAGTATTTAGCTAAAGAAAATAGTGTTGAAAGTACTGCACCCATTAATGATTTTAACTTTAATGAAGAGTTTACGGTGCAATTAGCTCAGTTACTTGAGCTAATTGAAAATTTTGAAACAGAATCAATTGAACTCGCTGAAGATATTTTAAATCAATTAAAGGGCACTAAACAAGAAGCCTTATTTGAGAAAATTTATCAGCAAATAGAAAGTTATGAATTTACTGAAGCGGAAACCGCTTTGAATGAATTCATCGATGTACTAAATAACTAA